A region of Sesamum indicum cultivar Zhongzhi No. 13 linkage group LG7, S_indicum_v1.0, whole genome shotgun sequence DNA encodes the following proteins:
- the LOC105166413 gene encoding RNA-binding protein 2 produces the protein MPNNHYASTYNVHGDYQGRPYRNMVSQMPTDAVMSGYYAHHDGRGHSIHMQRDSGYFSRENYWDRNHARAPHDHYLPSGSSFAPARTGGGRPHIPLPPNACRTLYVEGLPADSTEREVAHIFRPFMGYMGLRLVRREPRQLGGQPVVLCFVDFLTSAHAARAMDLLQGYQVDTNDSESGYLRLEFSRCPDGRRPGFGEYVNH, from the exons ATGCCGAACAATCATTATGCTTCAACATACAATGTTCATGGTGATTACCAGGGAAGACCCTATCGCAACATGGTCTCTC AGATGCCGACTGATGCTGTTATGTCTGGCTACTATGCTCACCATGATGGAAGGGGACACTCTATCCACATGCAACGTGATTCTGGTTATTTTTCACGTGAGAACTATTGGGACAGAAACCATGCAAGGGCACCGCATGACCATTACCTTCCGAGTGGG AGTTCTTTTGCTCCTGCTAGAACAGGAGGGGGGAGGCCCCACATTCCACTGCCTCCTAATGCCTGCCGCACACTGTATGTTGAAGGTTTGCCAGCCGACTCCACAGAGAGGGAAGTGGCAC ATATATTTCGACCATTCATGGGCTATATGGGCCTTAGGCTTGTGCGAAGAGAGCCTAGGCAG CTTGGGGGACAGCCAGTTGTCCTTTGTTTTGTTGACTTTCTCACGTCAGCTCATGCTGCCAGGGCAATGGATCTATTGCAAG GCTACCAGGTTGATACAAATGACAGTGAGTCAGGCTACTTACGGCTGGAATTTTCTCGCTGTCCAGATGGAAGAAGACCAGGGTTTGGTGAATATGTGAACCATTGA